In Podospora pseudocomata strain CBS 415.72m chromosome 4, whole genome shotgun sequence, the genomic stretch GAGCACGTGAACCACCCGTTCATCTGCAACTTGCGCTACAGCTTTCAGGACATCGAGTATATGTACCTGGTGGTGGATCTGATGAGCGGCGGTGATTTGCGGTTCCACATTTCAAGAAAAACATTCACAGAAGATGCCGTCAGGTTTTGGATTGCCGAGCTGGGCTGTGCTCTGAGGTATGTGCACAGGCAAGGCATTGTCCATCGCGATGTGAAGCCCGACAACGTCCTTTTGGACGGAGAAGGTCACGTCCATTTGACGGATTTTGTAGGTTTTATGAGCCATATGACAGGGCTAGCTACGAGCGTCTGCTAACCTACTCACAGAACGTCGCCTCCGATATCATGCCAGGCAAAAACCTGACAAGCAAGTCCGGCACCTTGGCATATCTTGCCCCCGAGGTCTACGCAGGAAACGGCTATGACGTACGCGCTGATTGGTGGTCATTGGGTGTCTTATTCTACGAATGCATTTACAACAAGGTACGAGAAAGCCCACAGCCGTTCCATGTCTTTGTTCTCTTCAACGCTGGCCCCACATCGCGGAGTTCACCGGGAAGCCGCATGAGTAAGACTAACACCCGTTACAGAGGCCGTTCGAGGGAAATTCCGAATCATCATTGAGCGCCGTTATTCAAGCTGCAAAGCCCAGGTTTCCCGTAACAAATCCTCCGGTGTCGCTTACATGCATGTACGCCATCCAGGCCGCCCTGGAACCCAATCCGAGCAAACGTATGGGCCACACATGGGAGAGCTTCATTCACAATGACTTTTTCTCCATGATCGATTTCATGGCCCTGGAAAGGAAGGAGATTGAGCCAGTGTTTATCCCATCATCCGAAAAAACCAACTTTGACGCTACTTACGATTTGGAAGAGCTgcttttggaggaggcgccgCTTGAGGCTCGTGCGCGCAGACAGAAACCTAGGGAAAGGTTAAAGGACGACGCGACAGACAAGGAGATTCGTGAGGACGAGCTCTACAGGATGATAGAGACGGATTTCCGCAACTTTGACTACACTGTGGCCGCTTATAAGAAGTAAGTTTCTCCATCATTTTCCCGCGGGTGCTCATGCTAACAACCGTTCCCAGAATCGCATCacaaaccacccaaccaaacGGGCAAccagcagccgccgccggcaaaGAAAACCTCCAGCCCGGCACCGCCCAAACAACCGACACGGCCACAGCCGCGCCCGCCACGACAAACGGCAACTCCCCAACCGACAGCAACAAACTCACCCGCCCCCCGTCAAACCACTCGCGACGCAGCGCCCCAGGCCGCCCTCCCCCGCTGCCGCCATACCCCCAGTCTTACAACCCCCGCGCTGGAAACCGTTCGGGACCAGGAATGATTGTCGAGTCCCCAACAGGCGGCGTACAGGTTACTCTCGACGGGGGCGGTAGCTGGAGCGACCTTGCCAGACAGGACGCGACACTCCCAGCGGACGCCTCTGGGGCGAATAACGAACTGGATGGAAAGGAAagcggcggtgggggtgtctTTGGGTTTTTgagcaggaagaaggggagggggaataGTCCGAAGCCTAAAGAAAGGGGTGTAttgggcaaggagggtgCGAGAGTGGTGATTGGGTAATTGTTTTTCTATCGTTATCATATTTTCTTTGTTGaacatctttttttttctgtcgtcgtcgtggtacATTTTTACACACACATCTACACTATCGTTCTTAATTTGTTTTCTCATACACTGTTGactggggaaggggatgggggtggggagggaagaggtaGTGGTTGTTGCATATTCTATCTTTATGGGATAGAAAAGGAGTCTgttatttttcttttctttttgtttttgcttttgttctcttatggtgggtggtgggtggggcAAACAGGGTGG encodes the following:
- the PKC1_1 gene encoding Serine/threonine kinase (EggNog:ENOG503NVYN; COG:T) — protein: MPGKNLTSKSGTLAYLAPEVYAGNGYDVRADWWSLGVLFYECIYNKRPFEGNSESSLSAVIQAAKPRFPVTNPPVSLTCMYAIQAALEPNPSKRMGHTWESFIHNDFFSMIDFMALERKEIEPVFIPSSEKTNFDATYDLEELLLEEAPLEARARRQKPRERLKDDATDKEIREDELYRMIETDFRNFDYTVAAYKKIASQTTQPNGQPAAAAGKENLQPGTAQTTDTATAAPATTNGNSPTDSNKLTRPPSNHSRRSAPGRPPPLPPYPQSYNPRAGNRSGPGMIVESPTGGVQVTLDGGGSWSDLARQDATLPADASGANNELDGKESGGGGVFGFLSRKKGRGNSPKPKERGVLGKEGARVVIG